The following proteins are encoded in a genomic region of Reichenbachiella sp.:
- a CDS encoding ATP-dependent helicase — translation MFESLSEKQKEIVFGKSGKFVVRACPGSGKTYCVSARLARLILDWKNDYAGIAAVSFTNVAWQEIEKKYSDEFKLGDRISFPHFLGTIDSFINKYIFLPYGHLILKCKNRPILVGEPHGIWTGKYFNDSFFDNLSYNIDGSIYAVVKDKMPRNWEQNRYIIPSKKKWNKAGYATQSDANYFAMKILETYPSIAKAVALRFPYLIVDEAQDTSAIQMRIIDLLIENGLNEVMLVGDPDQAIFEWNDARPDLLNEKYNSWINSVVLNESRRSSQHICNYTYNISSLAEISTAVSDVKDFAHQPGVILYDNNLPQIVTDFVAECEQNGIIPTEESIAVIYRSKNLVNDITGIPEIPFNGSPWVTQDNYTKDFAKGKFLYDNGDFKSGFKAIEKAILKQVNNLSFCSEENVASMIDKLGFVKFKSLVYQFINLLPKTDIALGQWITAANEALTKNNINFQLSIKNAGKDYSFNQVFLYEKEKIFDRNYRLGTVHSVKGETFDATLLILKTRGVGKAYKTILRDNISIADSEELRIAYVGMTRPRKILVIAVPNQENKTAWENKLN, via the coding sequence ATGTTTGAGTCGCTATCAGAAAAACAAAAGGAAATTGTCTTTGGCAAATCTGGCAAATTCGTTGTTCGAGCTTGCCCCGGTAGTGGTAAAACATATTGTGTAAGTGCAAGACTTGCAAGATTAATTTTAGATTGGAAAAATGATTATGCGGGAATTGCAGCAGTTTCATTTACAAATGTTGCTTGGCAGGAAATAGAAAAAAAATATTCTGATGAATTCAAACTTGGTGACAGAATTTCATTTCCTCATTTTTTAGGAACAATAGATAGTTTTATTAATAAATATATTTTTCTCCCTTACGGTCACTTGATACTAAAATGCAAGAACAGACCAATTTTAGTTGGCGAACCTCACGGTATTTGGACAGGAAAATATTTTAATGACAGTTTCTTTGATAATTTAAGTTACAATATTGACGGTAGTATTTATGCTGTGGTTAAAGATAAAATGCCTAGAAATTGGGAACAAAACAGATATATAATTCCGTCAAAGAAGAAATGGAATAAGGCAGGTTATGCCACTCAATCTGATGCCAACTACTTTGCAATGAAAATTCTTGAAACCTATCCGAGCATTGCAAAAGCAGTTGCGTTAAGGTTTCCGTATTTAATCGTTGACGAAGCACAAGACACGTCGGCTATCCAAATGCGTATTATTGATTTGCTTATTGAAAATGGATTAAATGAAGTAATGCTTGTTGGCGACCCCGACCAAGCAATTTTTGAATGGAATGATGCACGTCCTGATTTGCTAAATGAAAAGTACAATAGTTGGATAAATTCAGTAGTTCTAAATGAAAGTCGCAGAAGCTCACAACATATCTGCAATTATACTTATAATATATCCTCTCTTGCTGAAATTTCAACAGCAGTAAGTGATGTCAAAGATTTTGCTCATCAACCGGGAGTAATTTTATATGACAATAATCTGCCGCAAATTGTTACAGATTTCGTTGCTGAATGTGAACAGAATGGTATTATACCAACAGAAGAATCCATTGCCGTAATTTATAGAAGTAAAAATCTTGTAAACGATATTACAGGAATACCTGAAATTCCATTTAATGGAAGTCCTTGGGTAACACAGGACAATTACACTAAAGACTTTGCAAAAGGGAAATTTCTTTACGACAATGGTGATTTTAAAAGTGGATTTAAAGCAATTGAAAAAGCAATCTTAAAGCAAGTAAATAATCTTTCCTTTTGTTCAGAGGAGAATGTTGCTAGTATGATTGACAAACTCGGATTTGTCAAGTTCAAATCATTGGTTTACCAATTTATCAATTTGCTACCCAAAACGGACATCGCACTTGGACAGTGGATAACAGCTGCTAATGAGGCATTAACAAAAAACAATATAAACTTTCAATTAAGCATTAAAAATGCAGGAAAAGATTATAGTTTCAACCAAGTATTCTTGTATGAGAAAGAAAAAATTTTTGATAGAAATTATCGTCTTGGGACTGTTCATAGTGTGAAGGGAGAAACCTTTGATGCAACACTCTTGATTTTAAAAACCAGAGGTGTTGGTAAGGCTTACAAAACAATTTTGAGAGACAATATTTCCATTGCAGATAGTGAAGAATTGAGAATAGCCTATGTAGGAATGACAAGACCAAGAAAAATTTTGGTGATTGCAGTACCTAACCAAGAAAACAAAACTGCGTGGGAAAATAAATTAAATTGA
- a CDS encoding glycosyltransferase: MSNIYLERYAYPQTYIALEDYGKPDLIVVLPCHNEPDLLTSLEAIEACETPEGEVSVIVVINASAQADEEIKKRNEHTLGACQKWFAVSNRKYQYHFILENELPKKHAGVGLARKIGMDEAVRMFESQEKGGVILCFDADSTCEPNLLIEVEKVFEENPKVPGCSIHFEHPLEGEQAPEVYEGILNYELHLRYYVDGLKYAGFPYAFQTIGSSMAARSSAYQKQGGMNRRKAGEDFYFLHKIIPLGNFKELNTTKIIPSPRRSDRVPFGTGRAIGSWLDEGKSELLSYNPQVFEDLKVFFSAVDGLYQLTDLEKQWQNFSESIRQFVPFEEFKSHIQEFNSQANSMVTFQKRFYQWFDGFKALKFVHFARDEFYPNVPVADGVDWLFGTLGKDSKTWDLKIKLDELRSVDRRV; the protein is encoded by the coding sequence TTGAGCAATATTTACTTAGAGCGTTATGCTTATCCGCAGACCTATATAGCACTCGAAGACTACGGAAAGCCGGATTTAATTGTAGTCTTGCCATGCCACAATGAACCGGATTTGCTTACCTCATTAGAGGCGATAGAAGCATGCGAAACACCTGAGGGGGAAGTTTCTGTGATTGTGGTGATCAATGCTTCTGCACAAGCGGATGAAGAAATCAAAAAACGCAACGAACATACACTTGGTGCTTGCCAGAAGTGGTTTGCAGTATCTAACAGAAAATACCAATATCATTTCATTTTAGAAAACGAATTACCCAAGAAACATGCCGGTGTAGGGCTTGCCCGAAAGATTGGAATGGATGAGGCTGTTCGGATGTTTGAATCCCAAGAGAAGGGCGGTGTGATTCTCTGCTTCGATGCAGATAGTACTTGTGAGCCAAATCTACTAATAGAAGTAGAAAAGGTATTTGAGGAGAACCCTAAAGTGCCTGGCTGCTCGATTCATTTCGAACATCCGCTGGAAGGTGAGCAAGCTCCAGAAGTGTATGAGGGCATTCTCAACTACGAACTGCACCTGCGATACTACGTGGATGGGTTGAAATATGCTGGGTTTCCTTATGCCTTTCAGACGATCGGGTCGAGTATGGCTGCTCGCTCTTCGGCCTATCAAAAGCAGGGAGGGATGAATCGCCGAAAAGCGGGCGAGGACTTTTATTTTCTACACAAAATCATTCCTTTGGGGAATTTCAAAGAACTCAACACGACCAAAATTATACCGTCGCCCAGACGGTCGGATCGAGTGCCCTTTGGTACCGGTCGAGCGATTGGTAGTTGGTTGGATGAAGGCAAGTCCGAATTGCTCAGTTATAATCCGCAGGTTTTTGAAGACCTGAAAGTTTTCTTTTCTGCCGTAGATGGACTGTATCAGTTGACGGACCTGGAAAAGCAATGGCAGAATTTTTCCGAATCCATTAGGCAGTTTGTCCCTTTTGAAGAGTTCAAATCTCATATCCAGGAATTTAATAGCCAAGCCAATTCTATGGTGACTTTTCAAAAGCGATTCTACCAGTGGTTTGATGGATTCAAAGCACTGAAATTTGTACACTTCGCACGGGATGAGTTTTATCCTAATGTGCCAGTGGCTGATGGAGTGGATTGGTTGTTTGGAACTTTAGGGAAGGATTCCAAGACTTGGGATTTGAAAATAAAGTTGGATGAGTTGAGAAGTGTGGATAGGAGGGTGTAG
- the pdxH gene encoding pyridoxamine 5'-phosphate oxidase produces MAKEFLPGMRKDYGKDSLTKESVHQDPMMQFEAWFKDAMKSDGDEANVLTLSTLGEDQIPEGRIVLLKFYAEDGFTFYTNYTSNKAKQLEKHPYASMTFHWKSQERQVRIKGSISKVPAEISDAYFNERPYGSRIGAWASPQSQEIPNRDFLEDRVEEIQDKFENQNEIPRPEFWGGYLLTPVKIEFWQGRPSRLHDRIVYDLMDGQWVTKRLAP; encoded by the coding sequence ATGGCGAAAGAATTTTTACCCGGGATGAGAAAGGATTATGGCAAGGACTCTTTGACTAAAGAAAGCGTGCACCAGGACCCTATGATGCAATTTGAAGCGTGGTTTAAAGACGCCATGAAGTCTGATGGCGATGAGGCCAACGTGCTGACACTTTCTACGCTTGGGGAAGATCAAATTCCAGAAGGCCGTATCGTGTTGTTGAAGTTCTATGCCGAGGACGGTTTTACTTTCTATACCAACTACACCAGCAACAAGGCCAAGCAGCTGGAAAAACATCCGTACGCCTCGATGACTTTTCATTGGAAATCGCAGGAACGTCAGGTTAGGATCAAGGGTAGTATTTCCAAAGTGCCAGCTGAAATCTCAGATGCTTATTTCAATGAGCGACCTTATGGTAGTAGAATAGGAGCATGGGCTTCGCCACAAAGTCAGGAAATACCCAACCGTGATTTTCTGGAAGATCGAGTGGAAGAGATTCAAGATAAATTTGAAAATCAGAATGAAATACCACGTCCAGAGTTTTGGGGAGGGTATTTATTGACTCCAGTCAAAATCGAATTTTGGCAGGGAAGGCCTAGCAGATTGCACGATCGGATAGTCTATGATCTGATGGACGGACAATGGGTAACCAAAAGACTGGCGCCTTAA
- a CDS encoding tRNA-(ms[2]io[6]A)-hydroxylase: MQLRVPLCYDSSPEWVETVMNDFDSFLQDHADCERKASSMAMSFVAKFPDRLEILPELIDTAVEELEHFRSVYEIMQERGIKLNHEIQEDQYVKQLIKSCRSGREERFMDRLLLASIVENRGAERFRLVYENLPQGKLKEFYQDLWASEAKHGEVFVKMALIYFDEDDVYKRLKEMNEIEGKIMEAMPLSPRLH, translated from the coding sequence ATGCAGTTACGAGTTCCCCTATGCTACGACAGTTCGCCCGAATGGGTTGAAACGGTGATGAATGATTTCGATTCTTTTTTACAAGATCATGCCGACTGCGAGCGCAAAGCTTCTTCGATGGCCATGAGCTTTGTAGCTAAATTTCCTGATCGACTTGAAATCCTTCCCGAACTCATCGACACCGCTGTGGAGGAATTAGAACACTTTCGTTCGGTCTATGAGATCATGCAAGAACGAGGCATCAAACTGAACCATGAAATCCAAGAAGACCAATACGTCAAACAACTCATTAAGAGCTGTAGAAGCGGAAGAGAAGAGCGTTTTATGGATCGCTTGCTTTTAGCCTCTATTGTGGAAAACAGAGGTGCCGAACGTTTCCGTCTGGTTTATGAAAATTTACCTCAGGGAAAACTCAAAGAGTTTTATCAAGACCTCTGGGCCTCAGAAGCCAAACACGGAGAAGTATTCGTAAAAATGGCATTGATCTACTTTGATGAAGACGACGTATACAAACGATTAAAAGAAATGAATGAGATAGAAGGCAAAATCATGGAAGCTATGCCTTTATCTCCAAGATTACACTAA
- a CDS encoding YqgE/AlgH family protein translates to MDYFHSKQKFNPEKGDVLISEPYLPDPNFERTVVLICEHDENGTFGYVLNKASNATFEEVIDQVSDFQEKLFIGGPVQQDTLHFIHRAPDLMPEGKAVGGGIYWGGDYDKLLSMIDLKQINPRDFRFFLGYSGWAAGQLEEELEAKSWIVCKGISAQRVFDIDERLLWKDVLESLGGKFKMFANYPADPNMN, encoded by the coding sequence ATGGATTACTTTCATTCAAAACAAAAATTCAATCCCGAAAAGGGAGATGTATTGATTTCTGAGCCTTATCTCCCGGATCCCAATTTCGAGAGAACTGTTGTTCTCATTTGCGAACACGATGAAAATGGAACATTCGGGTATGTTTTGAATAAAGCATCCAACGCCACTTTCGAAGAAGTAATTGATCAGGTTTCTGACTTTCAGGAAAAACTGTTTATTGGAGGTCCTGTACAGCAAGACACTTTACATTTTATTCACCGAGCGCCAGACCTCATGCCAGAAGGCAAGGCGGTAGGTGGTGGCATCTATTGGGGGGGTGATTACGACAAGCTACTGTCTATGATCGACCTGAAGCAAATCAATCCCCGTGACTTCCGTTTCTTTCTAGGATATTCAGGTTGGGCTGCTGGTCAGTTGGAAGAGGAATTGGAGGCAAAGTCTTGGATTGTATGTAAGGGTATCTCCGCACAACGTGTATTTGATATAGACGAACGCCTATTGTGGAAAGATGTATTGGAAAGTTTAGGTGGTAAGTTTAAAATGTTTGCGAACTATCCAGCTGATCCCAATATGAACTAA
- a CDS encoding DUF349 domain-containing protein → MTNENEMTGSTDEKSTNPGAVQENPELTNENETKIDSTSDSSETEVPQAEVIAEASTTEETTSQEETPVAEQTTEEAETAPEEKEEVAESPQAESKEEPTVPTEEKKAADAPAEPVAPNPPASDTKEEEEVEEEVDYSTFSKEQLTTALADLSSQDDGYKKGKKISDIKKAYDEIFQAERAEALKKFEADGGSKDDFQYKLDEFSIKFEAYFKILREKKSKNAKEQEKQKERNLELKNALLERLRAFVDDDENTSSINALKKMQEEWKAIGPVHHQHNRTLWANYNALMDRYYDHRSIYFELKELDRKKNLEAKLELCKQAESLDALENLNEAIKRLNELHEEYKHIGPIPKEVQEETWQRFKAASDLVYAKRKDYVSHLKEELGENYEKKVKIAEKIAAYSNFTSDSIGEWNSKTKELLAIQKEWEAVGAMPKDQAKSVNKKFWGDFKSFFHNKSAFFKTLDSQREDNLKKKQELVDKAIELQTSEDWNETANAYKSLQKEWKEIGPVPGKEREKIYKKFKAACDEFFNKKRGHNKEMESSYDDNLKKKEDICASLEALAGAEDLHPEQVYELQDAFNAIGFVPKKTIKAIQNRYQEALNKVIAQAKDFDEEELAELKSLVRINKIKSGPHGDHKLQRKEHSIKRKIQTLEKDVSTWKNNLSFFASSKTANEMLKDFEEKIKKAEAELEELKEELKLITYAEH, encoded by the coding sequence ATGACTAACGAGAATGAAATGACTGGATCAACAGATGAAAAATCGACGAATCCGGGGGCTGTTCAGGAAAACCCTGAATTAACAAATGAGAATGAAACTAAGATTGATTCCACCTCCGATTCTAGTGAAACCGAAGTACCACAAGCAGAAGTAATTGCAGAAGCCTCAACTACAGAAGAGACCACTTCTCAAGAGGAAACTCCTGTAGCCGAGCAAACGACTGAAGAAGCGGAAACCGCTCCTGAAGAAAAAGAAGAGGTAGCAGAATCCCCTCAAGCAGAATCAAAAGAAGAACCCACCGTTCCAACTGAAGAAAAAAAAGCGGCTGATGCTCCAGCAGAACCTGTCGCACCAAACCCTCCTGCTTCTGACACCAAAGAAGAGGAAGAAGTTGAAGAAGAAGTAGATTACTCCACTTTCTCCAAAGAACAATTAACCACTGCCTTAGCTGACTTGTCTAGTCAGGATGATGGATATAAGAAAGGCAAAAAAATCAGCGACATCAAGAAGGCTTACGATGAGATATTCCAAGCGGAAAGAGCTGAAGCCTTAAAGAAATTTGAAGCAGACGGTGGTTCAAAAGATGATTTCCAATACAAGCTCGATGAGTTCTCCATAAAGTTTGAAGCCTATTTCAAAATCCTCCGTGAGAAAAAATCCAAAAACGCTAAAGAGCAAGAAAAGCAAAAAGAGCGAAATCTTGAGCTCAAAAATGCATTACTTGAAAGACTAAGAGCTTTCGTTGATGATGATGAAAATACTTCCAGCATCAACGCCTTGAAAAAAATGCAGGAGGAATGGAAAGCCATCGGTCCAGTCCACCACCAGCACAATCGCACCCTTTGGGCCAATTACAATGCGTTGATGGATCGTTATTATGACCACAGAAGCATCTATTTCGAACTCAAAGAGCTCGACAGAAAGAAAAACCTTGAAGCTAAACTCGAGCTTTGTAAGCAAGCAGAATCTCTCGATGCGCTCGAAAACTTAAACGAAGCCATCAAAAGATTAAATGAGCTGCACGAAGAATACAAGCATATTGGGCCTATCCCTAAAGAAGTTCAGGAAGAAACCTGGCAAAGGTTCAAAGCAGCTTCTGATCTAGTCTATGCTAAGCGTAAAGACTATGTATCTCACCTCAAAGAAGAATTGGGTGAGAATTATGAGAAGAAAGTCAAAATCGCAGAGAAGATTGCAGCATATTCGAATTTCACCTCTGATAGCATTGGCGAATGGAATTCAAAAACAAAAGAACTCCTAGCCATTCAGAAAGAATGGGAAGCTGTGGGTGCCATGCCAAAAGATCAGGCGAAATCGGTAAACAAAAAATTCTGGGGAGATTTCAAATCTTTCTTCCATAATAAGTCTGCCTTCTTCAAAACATTGGATTCACAGCGCGAAGACAATCTGAAGAAGAAACAAGAGTTGGTAGACAAAGCGATTGAGCTACAAACCAGTGAAGACTGGAACGAAACAGCTAATGCTTATAAGTCTTTGCAAAAAGAATGGAAAGAAATTGGGCCAGTGCCAGGCAAAGAGAGAGAAAAGATCTACAAGAAGTTTAAGGCTGCTTGTGATGAGTTTTTCAATAAGAAAAGAGGCCATAACAAAGAAATGGAGTCGTCTTACGATGACAACTTGAAGAAGAAAGAAGATATCTGTGCGTCTTTGGAGGCATTAGCCGGAGCGGAAGATCTTCATCCGGAACAAGTTTACGAATTGCAAGATGCCTTCAACGCTATTGGCTTTGTGCCAAAGAAAACCATCAAAGCAATTCAAAATCGCTATCAGGAAGCGCTCAACAAAGTCATAGCACAAGCTAAAGATTTTGATGAAGAAGAATTGGCAGAATTGAAATCTCTGGTACGAATCAACAAAATTAAATCCGGACCGCATGGAGATCATAAGCTGCAGCGTAAGGAGCATTCGATCAAAAGAAAGATACAAACCCTGGAGAAAGATGTTTCTACCTGGAAGAACAATCTGAGCTTCTTTGCTTCCTCCAAAACGGCTAATGAAATGCTGAAAGATTTTGAAGAAAAAATCAAAAAAGCAGAAGCTGAATTAGAAGAACTGAAAGAAGAATTAAAGTTGATTACTTACGCGGAACATTGA
- the recQ gene encoding DNA helicase RecQ, translating to MTNPSSLLLSKARKVLKNTFGYDEFRLRQEQAITEALENKDALVIMPTGGGKSICYQIPALIRDGACLVISPLISLMKDQVEALRQNGVSAAFLNSSISAAAQRQVEEEFMAGKIKLLYVSPEKLMTRDFFNIMKSSTLNLIAVDEAHCISQWGHDFRPEYTKLKFLKEQFPEVPIMALTATADKATRNDILNQLNISHAQTFLSSFDRPNLSLAVRPAQKRVDAIIDWIKNQPEESGIIYCLSRKSTESLALKLQKQGIDADFYHAGMDPQVKDKVQERFIRDDLKVVCATIAFGMGIDKSNVRWVIHHNLPKNLESYYQEIGRAGRDGVDSKTLLFYSYSDVMQLKQFIEEGEQKQLLEAKLQRMQQFAEATSCRRKLLLSYFGEQLEKDCGNCDICRNPPEFIDGLKLAQMALSAVARTQQKVGTRMLIDILRGSGRNDLFQLGYQNIKTYGIGKEHSYVEWQHYIGQFLNLGLLEIAFDQHNVLRITDLGKKALYSKIEVKISKPETHEQRKQRLTPAQPTKKVQQTNALFERLRALRKQIAESQGVPAYVVFSDSTLQELSTHKPTTDDELLNISGIGERKAAQYGREFIDEIITFIKEKSLEGEKIKGATHLVTYELIKEGLTPEEIATKRNLNIVTIHSHLATIYEQGKDIDLRQYVTEQELALIFKAIKETGEIEKLKPIFDFLDQQVSYDKLRLGLALYKKPKI from the coding sequence ATGACCAACCCGTCCTCCCTCCTTTTATCCAAAGCTCGTAAAGTTTTAAAAAACACCTTTGGATACGATGAATTTCGGCTACGCCAAGAGCAAGCGATAACTGAAGCATTAGAAAATAAAGACGCTTTAGTTATTATGCCCACCGGTGGTGGAAAATCGATTTGTTACCAAATCCCTGCTTTAATTCGAGATGGTGCTTGTTTGGTTATCTCCCCTTTGATTTCTCTGATGAAAGACCAGGTAGAAGCGCTGAGACAAAACGGTGTTTCTGCTGCCTTTCTAAACAGCTCAATCAGTGCAGCAGCTCAACGACAAGTAGAGGAAGAGTTTATGGCAGGCAAGATCAAACTCCTCTACGTCTCCCCTGAAAAACTCATGACGAGAGACTTTTTTAATATCATGAAGTCTAGCACACTTAACCTGATAGCTGTAGATGAAGCGCACTGTATTTCTCAATGGGGACATGACTTTAGGCCTGAGTATACCAAACTCAAATTCCTAAAAGAGCAGTTTCCAGAAGTTCCAATTATGGCACTTACTGCTACTGCCGATAAAGCCACGAGAAACGATATTTTGAATCAACTGAATATATCGCATGCACAGACCTTTCTATCCTCATTCGATCGCCCCAACCTCAGCCTGGCGGTAAGGCCAGCACAAAAACGAGTCGATGCCATTATCGATTGGATCAAAAATCAACCAGAGGAATCCGGGATCATCTACTGTCTGTCTAGAAAAAGCACAGAATCACTGGCTCTGAAATTGCAAAAGCAAGGAATAGATGCAGATTTCTATCATGCAGGCATGGACCCACAAGTAAAAGACAAGGTACAAGAGAGATTCATACGAGACGACCTGAAAGTAGTCTGCGCTACGATTGCCTTTGGGATGGGAATAGATAAGTCCAATGTACGCTGGGTCATCCATCACAACTTACCCAAAAACCTGGAGAGCTATTACCAAGAGATTGGTCGTGCAGGTCGAGACGGCGTAGATTCCAAAACTTTACTTTTTTATAGCTATAGTGATGTGATGCAGTTGAAACAGTTTATAGAAGAAGGCGAACAAAAACAACTGTTGGAAGCCAAACTGCAGCGTATGCAACAATTTGCGGAAGCGACTTCCTGCAGACGCAAACTACTACTTAGCTATTTCGGTGAGCAATTAGAAAAGGACTGTGGCAACTGCGACATCTGTAGAAACCCGCCGGAGTTTATCGACGGACTCAAGCTGGCACAAATGGCACTATCGGCTGTGGCTCGTACCCAACAGAAAGTTGGAACTCGGATGCTTATCGATATTTTACGTGGTTCGGGTAGAAATGACTTGTTCCAGCTCGGCTATCAGAACATCAAAACCTACGGTATAGGTAAAGAACATAGCTATGTAGAATGGCAACATTACATTGGTCAGTTTCTCAACCTGGGACTGCTAGAAATTGCCTTTGACCAACACAATGTATTAAGAATTACAGATTTAGGAAAAAAAGCGCTCTATAGCAAAATTGAAGTAAAAATCAGCAAACCAGAGACGCACGAGCAACGGAAGCAACGACTCACTCCTGCTCAACCTACCAAAAAAGTACAGCAAACCAATGCACTATTCGAACGACTCAGGGCTCTAAGGAAACAAATCGCAGAATCTCAGGGCGTACCTGCCTATGTGGTATTTAGTGATTCTACTTTACAGGAATTGTCTACTCACAAACCTACCACAGATGATGAGTTATTAAATATCTCAGGAATTGGCGAACGCAAAGCCGCTCAATATGGAAGAGAGTTTATAGATGAGATCATCACATTCATCAAAGAAAAATCATTAGAAGGTGAAAAAATCAAAGGCGCCACTCATTTAGTTACTTATGAATTGATCAAAGAAGGGCTAACGCCGGAAGAGATCGCCACCAAAAGGAATTTAAACATCGTAACCATTCATTCTCATTTGGCTACTATTTATGAGCAGGGGAAAGACATTGACCTTCGCCAATACGTGACCGAACAAGAGCTGGCTTTAATTTTCAAAGCGATTAAAGAAACCGGTGAAATAGAAAAGTTAAAACCGATATTCGATTTTCTCGATCAGCAGGTGTCTTATGACAAACTCAGATTGGGCTTGGCTCTGTATAAAAAACCTAAAATCTAA
- a CDS encoding transcriptional regulator, with protein sequence MTSILTGDIINSRKVDSQIWLPILKGTLIKYGTTPKTWEIYRGDSFQLEVEPTAALLAAIHLKSSIKQIASLDIRLGIGVGEKDHNSPKITESNGEAFVHSGEAFNRLNNKKTLALITPSSSINEQMELAIDLALLTMNNWPVNAAHYIQASIEHPDWKQLQLAKHLGKSQGTISQSLIRAGFEDIMKLEKRYRELITNL encoded by the coding sequence ATGACAAGTATCCTCACTGGAGATATCATCAATTCAAGAAAGGTAGACAGCCAAATATGGCTACCCATACTAAAGGGTACACTCATAAAATATGGCACTACACCAAAAACTTGGGAGATCTACCGCGGGGACAGTTTTCAGCTAGAAGTAGAACCTACAGCTGCCCTACTCGCCGCTATTCACCTAAAGTCTAGTATCAAACAAATAGCCTCTTTAGATATCCGACTTGGCATAGGTGTAGGCGAAAAAGACCATAACTCACCCAAAATTACCGAATCTAATGGCGAAGCCTTCGTACATTCAGGAGAAGCATTCAATCGATTGAACAACAAAAAGACGCTTGCTCTGATCACTCCCTCCTCAAGCATCAATGAACAAATGGAACTGGCCATAGACCTTGCCTTGCTCACCATGAACAACTGGCCAGTAAATGCTGCACATTACATTCAGGCCTCCATTGAGCATCCAGACTGGAAACAACTTCAACTGGCCAAACATCTAGGAAAAAGTCAAGGGACGATTAGTCAAAGTCTCATTCGTGCTGGGTTTGAGGATATAATGAAACTGGAAAAAAGATATCGTGAATTAATAACCAACCTATGA
- a CDS encoding DUF3307 domain-containing protein → MIALTLKLLLAHLIGDFLIQPTHWIKDKEEKKHKSKYLYVHLLTHTLAILLLLQFDFSFWKGLAIIIASHFIIDLMKINFQNSSNKRWLFFLDQLAHLFVLAWVVNLYEPYSLIQAGSFLMSNQIILFVIALLTTTVVSSIFMKVIITKWELEEDINSASLEHAGKYIGMLERLFIFGFIALGQWQSIGFLLAAKSVFRFGDLSKAKDRKLTEYILIGTLLSFGFAILCGLAYVYFSGIIDR, encoded by the coding sequence ATGATTGCCTTAACCCTCAAATTACTTTTAGCTCACCTCATTGGAGACTTTCTGATTCAACCGACTCATTGGATCAAAGACAAAGAAGAAAAAAAACACAAATCAAAATACTTGTATGTTCATTTGCTCACTCATACACTAGCGATACTTCTACTGCTACAATTTGATTTCTCCTTCTGGAAAGGTTTGGCGATCATCATAGCCTCTCATTTTATCATTGATTTAATGAAAATCAACTTTCAAAACTCGTCGAACAAACGATGGTTATTTTTCTTAGATCAGCTTGCCCATCTTTTTGTACTTGCTTGGGTGGTCAATTTATACGAGCCCTACTCTCTTATTCAGGCTGGCTCATTTTTAATGAGTAATCAAATAATTCTATTTGTGATAGCCCTACTCACGACCACTGTGGTTTCATCAATTTTTATGAAAGTAATCATAACCAAATGGGAATTGGAAGAAGATATCAATAGCGCCTCGCTGGAGCATGCTGGTAAATACATTGGCATGCTCGAGCGCCTCTTTATCTTTGGTTTTATTGCACTTGGTCAGTGGCAATCCATAGGATTCTTATTGGCAGCTAAATCAGTTTTTAGATTTGGTGACCTATCAAAAGCAAAGGACAGAAAACTTACTGAATACATATTGATTGGCACATTGCTGAGCTTTGGATTTGCCATTCTTTGCGGCCTGGCTTACGTATACTTTTCGGGAATAATTGATCGTTAA